CTAGCCGAATTTAAAGCAGCTGTAAATAAGACTGATGAAGATAAAAAGGATCATGAGACTGAGAAGAAAGACTAGTTCCTAGATACTCTAGTTTCTTGACAATTCTAAGCTTTTATGACATAATACACCTGTATTGAATAGTAAGTCTATATCATAGGCAAGAAAAGACCCCAAGCTAACTTCCACATAAGCTCGGGGTCTTTTTTAGCACTATCTATCCTTGTTTAACCACTTGTCGATTAGACGAAGGATAACACCGACCACAATGGGTCCGATGATAGTTTTGAATAGTAAATCCATCATAGGCAAACTCACCTCCCTTCGTAGGCGGTGTCGAGGTGCCAAGGGATATTATATCATAGATTGAGAGAGTTGTTTAGTGAGTGTCAGGAAGTAAAAGTTAGAATGTGGTTTAATCATGCCAAACAAAAAATCAGCCTCTTGAGCTGATTTTTTTATATTACAAACTGATACGTTTTTCTGTTTCAGCGTCGAAGAAATGACCTTTTGCAACGCTGAAAGTAAGATTTACTTTTTCACCTGGATTGTGGAAGTCACGCGCATCAACACGGGCAGCAAATTCAGTTTCTCCAAGTTTTAGGTAAAGCATTGTTTCTGCACCAAGGAGCTCTGAAACGACGACTTCAGCATCTACATTGGCATCTGGATATACTTCTTGAACGATTGGACGGCTTGAAACATCTTCAGGACGGATACCAAAGATAACTTCTTTGCCTTGATAACCTGTTTCTTTCAAGATTTTAGCTTGACCTTCAGAAATTGCAATATCCAAGCCTTCAGAGTTAGTGATACGGTTGCCATCAACCTTAACATTAAAGAAGTTCATAGCAGGACTTCCGATAAATCCAGCAACAAATTTGTTGGCTGGTTCATTGTAAAGTTCCTGAGGTGTACCAATTTGTTCGATACGGCCGATAGTACCAGAACCATCAGGATTTTTAGTAGAACTCATGATAACGATACGGTCAGCAAGAGTCATGGCTTCTGTTTGGTCGTGAGTAACATAGATGGTTGTTGCGCCAATATTACGAGTAATTTTAGCAATTTCAGCACGCATAGTGACACGAAGTTTAGCATCCAAGTTTGAGAGAGGTTCATCCATGAGGAAGACTTTAGCATCACGAACGATGGCACGTCCCATAGCTACACGCTGACGTTGACCACCAGAAAGGTCTGCCGGCTTACGATCTAAGAACTCAGTCAACCCAAGGCTAGCAGCAGCTTCACGCACACGTTTGTCAATATCGTCTTTTTTATATTTACGAAGTTTAAGACCAAAGGCCATATTTTCATAAACAGTCATGTGTGGGTAAAGTGCGTAGTTTTGGAATACCATGGCAATGTCACGGTCTTTTGGTGATTTGTCATTAACCACTTCACCATCAATATAGAGTTTACCTTCACTGATTTCTTCAAGACCAGCAACCATACGGAGAGTTGTTGATTTACCACATCCTGAAGGACCTACGAAAACGATGAATTCCTTGTCTTTGATGTCGATACTAAAATCTTCAACAGAGTAGTGAGTTGCATTTGGGTATTTTTTGTAAATTTTATCCAGTTTAAGAGTTGTCATATCATTTATCCTTTATTATTTAACTGATCCGCCGGTTACACCTTCAACATAGTATTTCTGCATGAAGATAAAGAGAAGGGTGATTGGGATGGCGATGATAATAGCACCTGCGGTAAATGGAAGGAACCATTCATTGATAGCGTCTTGGTTAAGCATTTGGTAGAGTCCAAGGGCAACGGTATATTTATCTTTAACGTCACCGAGGATAACAGATGCAAAGATGAAGTCTACCCAAGGTCCCATGAAGGCCATGAGGGCAGTGTAGACGATGATTGGTTTAGAAAGTGGCAAGGTAATCTTGGTAAAGATTTGAAGACGAGTTGCCCCATCAATCATTGCTGATTCATCCAATGAGTAAGGAATGGTATCAAAGAAACCTTTCGCAATGTAGAAACCAAGTGCTGCCCCAGCAGAATAAACCAAAACCAAAGATGTCAAGGTTTGTGTCAAATTAAGGGCCTTCAAAATATAGTAGACCGCAATCATAGACATGAAACCAGGGAACATGTTAAGTACAAGTGCCAATTTCAAGAAGCCATTTCTGTGTTTGAATTTAATACGGCTAAGTGAGTAGGCCATCCCAACGGTAATCAAAGTTGAGAGGATACATGTACATGTGGCAACGATGAAGGTATTGATGAACCATTTTCCAAATGGATAAGCATCGCTGGTAAACAGTTTGATGTAGTTATTAAATGTGTAAGTCTTAGGGAAGAAGTAAGGCACCGCATTGGCTCCTTCACCACGGAAACTTGTAAGGAAGATCCAGATAATAGGAATCAACCAGATAACAGCTAGAACTGTCAATAGAATATAAGTACCAGTTAGGTAAAGATTTTTCTTACGTTTCATTATTTAGCAGCCCCTTCCTTGAATGAAGATGATCTTGTGTAGGCCAAGAGACTGAATGTTGCAGAGATGGCGAAAATCAAGATACCGATAACAGATGCCAAGTTATAGTCTTTAGCGCTAACAGTCAGTTTGTAGAGCCAAGTTACCAAGAGGTCAGTTGAACCCGCTTGATAGTATTCAGAATTTTTAGGTCCACCACCAGTAAGGAAGTAGATAACGTTGAAGTTATTGATATTACCGATGAATTGTTGAATCAATGATGGTGCCATAATCAAGAGAATTTGTGGGAAAGTGATGCTCTTGAAGATTTGGAACTTGCTTGCTCCATCAATTTCAGCTGCTTCAATCTGCTCAGTTGGCAAGTTCATGATGATACCAGTTGCGACCAACATTGTGAATGGAATACCAATCCACATATTAACAAAGATAATAGAGAACTTCGCCCAGAGAGGATCAGTCAAGAACGGAATAGGTCCATTAGTGATATGCAAGGTTTGAAGTAAACCATTCAAAGGCCCATGGTCATTAAGGAAGTTACGCATCAAAAGAAGTGATACAAACTGAGGAACGGCGATAGTGATAACAAAGAGTGTACGCCATACTTTCTTGAATTTAAGGCCCTTAGTGTTAAGCAAGAGGGCAAGGACAATACCGAAGAAGAAAGTAGTTGCTGTTGCAGCAACGGCCCAAATCAAGGTCCATGTCAAAAGTGGGAAGAAAGTACCAGCCATACGACCTTGTAAGACTTCACCAAAACTTGAGAAACCAACCCAGTCAAAGAGTGATTTAGGTGCTGGGTGATTGTGGTCAAAGTTAGTAAAGGCCAAACAGATCATGTAGATCAAAGGCAAGATTGTGAAGAGCAAAACTCCAATCAGTGGGACAGTCATAAGACCCATGTGGAAACGGCCATCAGCCAAGGTCTTGAAGTCTTCGATAAAGTTAGGAACTTTACGTCCAGACTGTTTGAGAGCCATGAGATGACGAGCACTCTTAAGATTACACCAGTAAATATAAGCGAAGACTGCACAGAAGATTAATGAGGCAAGTCCAAAAATCAACATAAGCATTGAATTATCTCCAGCAACCTGAACTGTAAGTTTAACGCCATTAACTTCTTTAACGGCCTCACCTTGTTCTTGAGTTCCCAAAGTAACCATTCCTTGAAGAGCTGGGACAATTTGAATAACGAATGCTACTAAGAAGGCAATCTCAGAAAGGAGGAAAAGCAATCCCTTGGTAAACTGTTTGTTAACCAAGTTTGCTAATCCCATTACCAGAAAGGATAATTTGACATCCCATGTACCTTCTTTAAAGACTTGGCGCATAGGAGTTGTGTCGTAGATTGTTTGTGACATAGATATCTCCTCAGATAAATGTGTGATTAATGATGGTTTCTATTTTGTCTACAATAAAAGATAAAGAGGATAGGAACTTGACCCACCTCTTTACCTTGTCATTGTTAGGATTCTTATTTAGCCGCTGCCAAATCTTTATCAAATTGTTGTAATTTAGTAAGGAATTGGTCTTCCTTGATTTTACCGTTATAAGCGTCACTCATAAGAGCAGCACTTTCAGTCCAGAAGACTGACATTTGACTAAGTTTAGGCATAACAGTTGTGTACTGCTCAGATGAACCCATAGTAATTACAGCTTGTGCAAGTGCATCCTTTTGAACAGCTTCAGAAGCTTGAACTTCTTTGTTGGCTGGGATGATGTGACGGTCTTCATTAGTGAATTGGTTATTTTGACTGTCTTTGCTTGTCAAAGCTTGTGCCAATTGGTAAGAAGCAGCAATACGTTCAGCGTTACCTTTAGATGGTGTTTGGTTAACTGCGTAAAGTTTTACACCCATGAAGGCTTTTTGTTGAACGTCTTGACCACCGATATTAACTGTTGGGTAAACAGCAATACCAAGATTGTCTTTACCGACAGCTTTAGCAGCTGCAGCGTAGTCCCATGGTCCTGATTGGAAAGCATCAACAGAACCATCTTCGAATTTAGCCATCATGTTAGCTGAATCAACATTAACAAATCCTTTGTTGTCTTTTTGAGCTGCGATGAATTTAAGAACGTTCACACCAGCTTCATTGCCCCAGTTAGTCCCTTTAACATCTTCACCGTTAGGGCCAAAGAGTGTGTCACCAACTGAAAGGAAGAGAGGACCAGTTACATAAGCATTAACTTCTTTCAAGTTGCTACCAAATTTAGCTTTAGAAGTGATTGTTTCATATGATTTAACATCTTCTTCGTTAAGTTTAGATTTATTGTAGTATGTAACTTGTGTTTCGATACCGTATGGGAAGGCGTAAGTTTTACCTTTGTATTGAGCACCTACAGTAGCTTGATCAGTATCTTGATCAGCAATTTCTTTTGAGTATTGCTCTGGGATTTCTTGGATAGCTCCAGCGTCTACCAATTTACCGAGTTGGTCATGTGGAAGTGAGAAGACATCTGCAGCAGTAGAAGCATCCTTAGTCAAGTTTTCTTGAGCATTTGGATCTTCCATTTCAACCATATCAACTTTGTAACCAGATTTCTTTTCAAACTGTGCTACTGTATCTGAGTAAGATTTCTTAGCGCCAGTTGGTACCCAAAGTTTCAAAGTCTTGCTATCTGAACTTGAGCTCTTGCTTGAATTTGAGCCACAAGCTACCAAGAGCGATCCTGCCACAAGTAATCCAGCACTACCAAGTAATACCTTTTGCCATTTTTTCATTTCTATTTCCTCCAGAAATTTAGTTTACGATAATCATTATGCAACCGTTTCCACAATCTGTCAAGTATTTTGTAAAAAAAAAATTATTTTTTCGCAAACGATTGCATAAAACACCCATCTAGTTTATAATTGTTCTTATATTTTACGACTATAAAGAAAATTTTATGAGAATGAGAGGGACATAATGGCTACAATTAAAGATGTTGCTAAGAAGGCTGGAGTCAGCCCATCAACGGTAAGTAGGACATTAAAGGATAACTCGGCTATATCAGAAGAAACAAAAATTAAAGTAAGAGCAGCTATGGAAGAATTAGGTTATGTACCAAACTCAGCAGCACAAATGTTGGCAACAGGCTTAACTCATAGTTTAGGTGTTGTTCTTCCTCCCTTAACAGACCGTGAAAATATCAGCCAGCCCTTCTATATGGAGATTTTAACAGCAATCAATGAAGAGGCTAGTTGTCATTCTCAGGTCGTTAGTATTGCTACGGGTGCTACTCTAGAGGAATTAGTCAAGCAAGTTGAGCTCATGCATCGCCAAAAACGGGCAGATGGCTTTATAATTCTCTATTCAGAAAAGAAAGATCCGGTTAAAGATTACTTATTAAAACAAAAAGTACCTTTTGTAGTGGTTGGAGCAGCAGTGGATAATGAAAATAAAGTAACCTATATTGATAATGATAATAAGGAATTAGGTCATGAAGCTGTGAATTACTTACAGGCAAAAGGTCACCGAAAGATTGGTTTTGTCACAGACGATTTATTTGGGCAAGTAGGACAGGAACGTTATCAAGGGTATCAGGAAGTGGCAGACAATCTAAATTTGGATGTCTTACCTGAACTTGTATTTTCAGCTCGAACAATCGAGACTTTTAAAAAGGAATTGGAAAGATTTTCTCCGACAGCTTTGATTGTTAAGGATGACCTTATTGCCCTTCGTCTCATTCAATGGTTAAACAACCAAGGATTTAGAGTTCCTGAAGATTATGCCATTATTTCTTTCGATAATTCGACTTTTGCTGAAATCATGCATCCTTTCTTGACCACATTTGACATTAATATTCAGGCACTAGCTAAAGAAAGTGTTCAAAACCTTCTTGGGATTCTTAAAGCGACTAAGATTAAGTCGCAAAAAGTCATTATTCCATTTAAACTTATAGAAAGAGAAAGCGTCTGAACTTATCCCTAATAGGTTAAGGAGCATCCAAGTAGTTGGTTAGAAAAACAGCCGGCTACTTTTTTCGTTTAAAAAGAAACCTATTTTTTCGAATTCAATAGAAATAAAGATTTAAGAAAATACTCCCGTAATGTAAGCGCTTGTTTTACGAACTTTATTTTAAAGAGCTATAAATTTATTTTATTTTTTTGTTAAAAATTCTTGACTAATGCAAACGTTTGCATTATAATAATAAGTGTAAAAAATAATTTGAGGTAAACGTTATGAACAAACGAGCAAGCGGTGTTTTGATGCACATCACATCACTTCCAGGTGACTACGGGATCGGATCTTTCGGTCAAGCAGCCTATGACTTTGTTGATTTCTTAAAAGAAACAAAACAAACTTACTGGCAGATTTTGCCACTTACTACAACAAGTTATGGGGATTCACCTTACCAATCATTCTCAGCGGTAGCAGGAAATACACACTTTATCGATTTGGATTTCCTTATTCGTGATAAATTTTTAACTAAAGCTGATGTTAAAAACGCTGACTTTGGGTCAGATCCTGAGTTTATTGACTATGCTAAAGTTTACGAAGCACGTCGTCCAATTCTTGAAAAAGCAGTTAAAGCAATTTTAGCAGATAAGAAAGAAACTAAAAGATTCGAAGCTTTTAAAACTAAAAATGCTAACTGGTTAGCTGATTATGCTGATTTCATGGCTATCAAAGAACACTTCGATAACAAAGCACTTCAAGATTGGGATGATAAAAAAGCAGTTAAACGCGATGAAGCAACTCTTGAGAAACTTCGCAAAGAACTTGCTGATGTTATCACATATCACCAAGTGGTACAATACCTCTTCTTTAGCCAATGGGCAGAACTAAAAGCTTATGCTAACAAAAATGGTATTCAAATCATCGGTGACATGCCAATCTACATTTCAGCTGATAGTGTTGAAGTTTGGACTCAACCACATCTCTTCAAACTAGATGCTGAATGTAAACCGCGTTACATTGCAGGAGTTCCACCTGATAACTTCTCAGCAACTGGTCAACTTTGGGGTAACCCAATCTATGCTTGGGATAAACACAAAGCAGAAAATTATGCTTGGTGGGTATTCCGTATTCAAGAATCATTTAAACTTTATGATTACTTGCGTATTGACCACTTCAAAGGGTTCTCTGACTTCTGGGAAATTCCTGGAGGAGATGAAACTGCTGAAAATGGTGAATGGGTTCCTGGACCTGGTTATGACCTTTTCAAAGTGGTTAAAGAAGAATTGGGTGATCTTAAAATCATTGCCGAAGACCTTGGTAACATTGATGATAAGACACGTAAACTTCTTGCAGACTGTGGTTACCCTGGAATGAAGATTGTTCAATTTGGATTCTACGATACTACTGGAAATAGCATTGACATTCCACACGTATACACACAACATTCAGTTGCCTACACAGGTACACATGATAACGAAGTAATCAACGGTTGGTACGACAACTTGACGCAAGAGCAACGTGATTATACTGATGCATACATCAACCGTCGTCAAGGTGAACCAATCACACGTGCTCTTCTTCGCACCCTCTTTGCTACTGTAAGCAACACAGCTATTGCGACTATGCAGGATATCCTTGATAAACCTGAAAATAGCCGTACAAACTTCCCTAACACAGTTGGTCAAAACTGGAAATGGCGTATGCTTCCAGGTGAAATTACTGTCGACAAGAAAGAATTTTTGACAGACATTACAGAAAGATATAATCGAGGTAATAACTAAAATGGCTACATTTACACAATATGTTGAAGCAAAAAACAAAAATCTTAAGGACCTTTCAAACGAAGAAATCTACTATCTTTTGTTGGAATTCGTAAAAGAAGCAGCTGCTCCAAAACCAAAAAACGATAGCAAACGTAAAGTTTACTATATCTCAGCTGAATTCTTGATCGGTAAACTTTTGTCTAACAACTTGATCAACTTGGGCATCTACAAGGATGTTAAAGCTGAATTGGATGCTGCTGGTAAATCAATCAGCGAAATTGAAGACGTTGAACCAGAACCATCTCTTGGTAACGGTGGTTTGGGTCGTTTGGCTTCATGTTTCATCGACTCTATGGCAACACTTGGCATCAACGGTGAAGGTGTTGGTCTTAACTACCACTGTGGTCTTTTCAAACAAGTCTTCAAAGACAACAAACAAGATGCAGAACCAAACTACTGGATTGAAGATCAATCATGGTTGGTACCAACTGATATCTCTTATGATGTTCCATTCAAAAACTTCACATTGAAATCACGTTTGGATCGTTTGGATATCTTGGGTTATAAGAAAGAAACTAAGAACTACCTTAACCTCTTTGACATCAATGGTGTGGACTACGATTTGATTGATAAAGGAATCACTTTTGATCAAGACGAAATCCAAAAGAACTTGACACTCTTCCTTTACCCAGATGACTCAACTCGTAAAGGTGAGCTCTTGCGTATCTACCAACAATACTTCATGGTATCAAATGCTGCTCAACTTTTGATTGACGAAGCTATCGAACGTGGATCTAACCTTCACGATCTTCCAGATTACGCTTACGTACAAATCAATGATACTCACCCATCAATGGTAATTCCAGAATTGATCCGTCTTTTGACAGAAAAACATGGATTTGAATTTGATGAAGCAGTAGCAATCGTAAGCAAAATGGTTGGTTACACAAACCACACTATCTTGGCTGAAGCCCTTGAAAAATGGCCTCTTGACTACCTTGAAGAAGTTGTTCCACACCTTGTTGTTATCATCAAGAAATTGGATGCTATCATTCGTGAAAAATTCGAAGATCCACGTGTTCAAATCATTGACAAAGACAACCGTGTTCACATGGCACACATGGATATCCACTTCTCTACAAGCGTTAACGGTGTAGCAGCACTTCACACAGAAATCCTTAAATCTTCTGAGTTGAAACCATTCTACGACCTTTACCCAGAACGCTTCAACAACAAAACAAACGGTATTACATTCCGTCGTTGGTTGGAATTCTCAAACCAAGAACTTGCTGATTACATCAAAGAATTGATTGGTGATGGTTACCTTACTGACGCAACTCAATTGGAAAAATTGGCTGCCTTTGCAGATGATCCAGCAGTTCACAAACGTTTGGCTGAAATCAAATATGATAACAAATTGTCTCTTAAACGTTATCTTAAAGCCAACAAAGGTATCGATCTTGATGAAAACTCAATTATTGATACTCAAATCAAACGTTTCCACGAATACAAACGTCAACAAATGAATGCTTTGTATGTCATCCACAAATACTTGGAAATCAAAAAAGGAAACCTTCCAAAACGTAAAATCACTATCATCTTTGGTGGTAAAGCAGCTCCTGCCTACGTTATTGCTCAAGACATCATCCACTTGATCTTGTCACTTTCTGAACTCATCAACAATGATCCAGAAGTAAGCAAATACCTCAACGTTCACTTGGTTGAAAACTACAACGTAACAGTTGCTGAACACCTTATCCCAGCAACAGATATCTCAGAACAAATCTCATTGGCTTCTAAAGAAGCTTCAGGTACAGGTAACATGAAATTCATGCTTAACGGTGCTCTTACACTTGGTACAATGGACGGTGCCAACGTTGAGATTGCTGAATTGGTAGGACCAGAAAACATCTTCACGTTCGGTAAAGACTCTGATACAATCATCGACCTTTACGAAAAAGAAGGTTATGTATCACGTGATTACTACAAAAAAGATGCTAACATCAAAGCAGCTGTTGACTTTATCGTAAGTGAAGACCTCGTTAAAGTTGGAGATAAAGAACGCTTGGAACGTCTCCAAAAAGAACTTATCTCTAAAGACTGGTTCATGACATTGATTGACTTGGCTGAATACATCGACAAGAAAGAAGAAGTATACGCAGCTTACGAAGATCAAGATGCATGGAACAAAAAAAGTTGTTTACAACATCGCTGAAGCAGGATTCTTCTCATCTGACCGTACAATCGAACAGTATGACAAAGACATCTGGCACACAAAATAAAAATCTAGTTGCATAGAAGGAAACAAGATCAGAAATGGTCTTGTTTTTTTCATGAAAAAAAACACAGCTAATTTAGATGGTTAGCTGTGTTTACATAAATTTAATTCTGTCAGTTATGATAATGATTCAATATATCATTAATATATGCTTCTTTATTTGATGCATCATAAGTTTTAGATGTTGAGTATTTTAGATAATGGATTTGATCTTTTGCAGTTCTGGATTCTTCTTGTAGGTATGAATCTGTAATGGTAATTTTAAAGTTCTCGCTCTTACCTGTTAAATCAAGGCTTAGTGGAAAATTTGTAAATTCATCTGAGTAAAAGGCCATCTTGTAAAAGTTGTATTTGTCACCCCTAAAGCTATTTAAGTGAGGAAACGTTATATTGTACATTTCATCCCAGTAATTCCCATACTCTCTAATATCGTAGTCATCGAAGAAGTCTTGGATTCTTTCTTTGTTAGCATCATCCTTATCAAAGGTAACAAAGGGAGTCTGCCAATCCCATATTGGAATGTCGCCTTCATTTCCATAGATAATATAACGTTGCATTTTTCCTGATTTAGGATTTTTCAACTGAAAACGGTATTCACTTACACCATCTTTGACAGCTCCAGTTTGATATAGGGCATCGCCAGGAACTATCAAAAAGAGAAAATCTCTTAGATATAATTCGAAGTCAGTATCCATTGTTTTATCATGTAATCCAGGGAAACGCTGAATCATTCGTCTGTAATTCTCTGCATTAGAAAACCATTCTTTATCAAAGCCTGGACCAACTTCAAAAACTTTATGATCTAAATAGTTTTCAAAACGTTCAGAATAGTTTTCAGTAGAAGTTACCTGTCCAAATGGTAAAGTCATGTTGGTATTATCTGTAAAAGTAATATGTAAGAAAAGTTTTCGTGGATCAATTCCTTTATCAGTATAATGACTGACCTTATATGTAGACAGATTATCAGGGAAATCGTCTTTTCCAAAGTGTAGAACTTCAATCTCTATATCTTTGACAATCTTCTTTTGTGATTTTATCTTCTTGACCTTGTAATGATAAGCCTTGTAATAGTAATTCTCCTTATCATAGAGGTAAGGCTTATAAGCTCTTTGGTAGGCATTATAGAGAAAAATTCCAAGGGTTACAAAAAGAAGCAGAGCTAAGGCTATTTTGAACTTTTTATTTATTTTATTAGTTAGCCTTGAGAAAAAGAGACTCAATTTACTAGGATTTTGTATCATGTCA
Above is a window of Streptococcus salivarius DNA encoding:
- the malQ gene encoding 4-alpha-glucanotransferase — translated: MNKRASGVLMHITSLPGDYGIGSFGQAAYDFVDFLKETKQTYWQILPLTTTSYGDSPYQSFSAVAGNTHFIDLDFLIRDKFLTKADVKNADFGSDPEFIDYAKVYEARRPILEKAVKAILADKKETKRFEAFKTKNANWLADYADFMAIKEHFDNKALQDWDDKKAVKRDEATLEKLRKELADVITYHQVVQYLFFSQWAELKAYANKNGIQIIGDMPIYISADSVEVWTQPHLFKLDAECKPRYIAGVPPDNFSATGQLWGNPIYAWDKHKAENYAWWVFRIQESFKLYDYLRIDHFKGFSDFWEIPGGDETAENGEWVPGPGYDLFKVVKEELGDLKIIAEDLGNIDDKTRKLLADCGYPGMKIVQFGFYDTTGNSIDIPHVYTQHSVAYTGTHDNEVINGWYDNLTQEQRDYTDAYINRRQGEPITRALLRTLFATVSNTAIATMQDILDKPENSRTNFPNTVGQNWKWRMLPGEITVDKKEFLTDITERYNRGNN
- a CDS encoding ABC transporter ATP-binding protein; the protein is MTTLKLDKIYKKYPNATHYSVEDFSIDIKDKEFIVFVGPSGCGKSTTLRMVAGLEEISEGKLYIDGEVVNDKSPKDRDIAMVFQNYALYPHMTVYENMAFGLKLRKYKKDDIDKRVREAAASLGLTEFLDRKPADLSGGQRQRVAMGRAIVRDAKVFLMDEPLSNLDAKLRVTMRAEIAKITRNIGATTIYVTHDQTEAMTLADRIVIMSSTKNPDGSGTIGRIEQIGTPQELYNEPANKFVAGFIGSPAMNFFNVKVDGNRITNSEGLDIAISEGQAKILKETGYQGKEVIFGIRPEDVSSRPIVQEVYPDANVDAEVVVSELLGAETMLYLKLGETEFAARVDARDFHNPGEKVNLTFSVAKGHFFDAETEKRISL
- a CDS encoding type I toxin-antitoxin system Fst family toxin; the encoded protein is MMDLLFKTIIGPIVVGVILRLIDKWLNKDR
- a CDS encoding LacI family DNA-binding transcriptional regulator; amino-acid sequence: MATIKDVAKKAGVSPSTVSRTLKDNSAISEETKIKVRAAMEELGYVPNSAAQMLATGLTHSLGVVLPPLTDRENISQPFYMEILTAINEEASCHSQVVSIATGATLEELVKQVELMHRQKRADGFIILYSEKKDPVKDYLLKQKVPFVVVGAAVDNENKVTYIDNDNKELGHEAVNYLQAKGHRKIGFVTDDLFGQVGQERYQGYQEVADNLNLDVLPELVFSARTIETFKKELERFSPTALIVKDDLIALRLIQWLNNQGFRVPEDYAIISFDNSTFAEIMHPFLTTFDINIQALAKESVQNLLGILKATKIKSQKVIIPFKLIERESV
- a CDS encoding extracellular solute-binding protein, producing MKKWQKVLLGSAGLLVAGSLLVACGSNSSKSSSSDSKTLKLWVPTGAKKSYSDTVAQFEKKSGYKVDMVEMEDPNAQENLTKDASTAADVFSLPHDQLGKLVDAGAIQEIPEQYSKEIADQDTDQATVGAQYKGKTYAFPYGIETQVTYYNKSKLNEEDVKSYETITSKAKFGSNLKEVNAYVTGPLFLSVGDTLFGPNGEDVKGTNWGNEAGVNVLKFIAAQKDNKGFVNVDSANMMAKFEDGSVDAFQSGPWDYAAAAKAVGKDNLGIAVYPTVNIGGQDVQQKAFMGVKLYAVNQTPSKGNAERIAASYQLAQALTSKDSQNNQFTNEDRHIIPANKEVQASEAVQKDALAQAVITMGSSEQYTTVMPKLSQMSVFWTESAALMSDAYNGKIKEDQFLTKLQQFDKDLAAAK
- a CDS encoding sugar ABC transporter permease, encoding MKRKKNLYLTGTYILLTVLAVIWLIPIIWIFLTSFRGEGANAVPYFFPKTYTFNNYIKLFTSDAYPFGKWFINTFIVATCTCILSTLITVGMAYSLSRIKFKHRNGFLKLALVLNMFPGFMSMIAVYYILKALNLTQTLTSLVLVYSAGAALGFYIAKGFFDTIPYSLDESAMIDGATRLQIFTKITLPLSKPIIVYTALMAFMGPWVDFIFASVILGDVKDKYTVALGLYQMLNQDAINEWFLPFTAGAIIIAIPITLLFIFMQKYYVEGVTGGSVK
- a CDS encoding carbohydrate ABC transporter permease; its protein translation is MSQTIYDTTPMRQVFKEGTWDVKLSFLVMGLANLVNKQFTKGLLFLLSEIAFLVAFVIQIVPALQGMVTLGTQEQGEAVKEVNGVKLTVQVAGDNSMLMLIFGLASLIFCAVFAYIYWCNLKSARHLMALKQSGRKVPNFIEDFKTLADGRFHMGLMTVPLIGVLLFTILPLIYMICLAFTNFDHNHPAPKSLFDWVGFSSFGEVLQGRMAGTFFPLLTWTLIWAVAATATTFFFGIVLALLLNTKGLKFKKVWRTLFVITIAVPQFVSLLLMRNFLNDHGPLNGLLQTLHITNGPIPFLTDPLWAKFSIIFVNMWIGIPFTMLVATGIIMNLPTEQIEAAEIDGASKFQIFKSITFPQILLIMAPSLIQQFIGNINNFNVIYFLTGGGPKNSEYYQAGSTDLLVTWLYKLTVSAKDYNLASVIGILIFAISATFSLLAYTRSSSFKEGAAK